From the Salinimicrobium tongyeongense genome, one window contains:
- a CDS encoding DUF1573 domain-containing protein, translated as MKKLIAIAIFVFAGFAVQAQETAKIEFKSEVIDYGEIEKGSDGVRVFEFTNTGSVPLVITDVTSSCGCTIPEKPKDPIAPGEKGEIKVKYDTKRVGPIRKTITVYSNADVPAKSIKIKGKVLE; from the coding sequence ATGAAAAAATTAATTGCAATTGCCATTTTTGTTTTTGCAGGCTTTGCTGTACAGGCACAGGAAACGGCAAAAATTGAATTTAAGTCTGAAGTAATAGACTACGGCGAAATAGAAAAAGGCAGTGATGGCGTTCGCGTGTTTGAATTTACAAATACTGGAAGTGTGCCCCTCGTAATTACAGACGTTACTTCAAGCTGTGGGTGTACCATCCCCGAAAAACCTAAAGATCCTATCGCCCCAGGAGAAAAAGGGGAGATCAAAGTGAAATACGACACTAAAAGGGTAGGCCCAATTAGAAAGACCATTACCGTTTATTCTAATGCCGATGTTCCTGCCAAATCAATAAAGATCAAAGGAAAAGTTCTGGAATAA
- a CDS encoding valine--tRNA ligase: protein MSVASNYVAREVETKWYDYWMKNNYFHSEVDEREPYTIVIPPPNVTGVLHMGHMLNNTIQDVLIRRARLQGYNACWVPGTDHASIATEAKVVAKLKAEGIDKNALSREEFLEHAWEWTHKHGGIILEQLKKLGASCDWDRTKFTMDDDMSASVIKVFVDLYRKGHIYRGYRMVNWDPQARTTLSDEEVIYQEQQGQLYYLQYKIEGTNDTLTIATTRPETILGDTAVCINPNDERFSHLKGKKAIVPLCERVIPIIEDEYVDIEFGTGCLKVTPAHDENDKMLGDKHNLEVIDIFHDDATLNSYGMHYEGMDRFEARKKIVKELEEKGILVKTETHLNKVGTSERTGAVIEPKLSDQWFLKMKELARPALDAVLEKEVSLVPEKFVNTYRHWMENVRDWNISRQLVWGQQIPAYYYGSGKEDFVVAETIEEAVALAKKQTGNENLTAANLRQDQDALDTWFSSWLWPISVFNGILEPDNKEINYYYPTNDLVTAPEILFFWVARMIIAGYEYRDQKPFNNVYLTGIVRDKQRRKMSKSLGNSPDPLGLIDAYGADGVRVGMLLSSPAGNDLMFDEDLCKQGAAFVNKIWNSFKLVSSWEVSETAKKPEAAKIAVEWYRAKFQKSLHEIEDNYRKYRISDALMATYKLVWDDYCSWFLEMVKPAYGQPVDQATFDAVTEILENNLKILHPFVPFVSEEIWQSMKQRDEKEALIISSWPKNEEFDASLIDEFVVASEVVSGIRSIRKEKNISYKDQIELQVLNNEKLSSSFDPVIEKMGNISSLGYTQEQVKGALSFRVKSNEYFIPVTGAVDVEAEKAKLEEELNYTRGFLKSVEKKLSNEKFVNGAPAKVVDNEKQKKADAEAKIEAILASLNALS, encoded by the coding sequence ATGTCTGTAGCATCAAATTACGTAGCCCGCGAAGTTGAAACCAAGTGGTATGACTACTGGATGAAGAACAATTATTTTCATTCGGAAGTGGATGAAAGAGAGCCTTATACTATCGTAATTCCGCCGCCCAATGTTACCGGCGTGCTGCACATGGGGCACATGCTCAATAACACCATTCAGGATGTTTTGATTCGCCGCGCACGGCTGCAGGGTTACAACGCCTGCTGGGTGCCGGGGACAGATCACGCCTCAATTGCTACGGAAGCCAAGGTTGTGGCCAAATTAAAGGCTGAGGGGATTGACAAAAATGCCCTTTCAAGGGAAGAATTCCTGGAACACGCCTGGGAATGGACGCACAAACATGGCGGGATTATTTTGGAACAGCTCAAAAAACTTGGGGCTTCCTGTGACTGGGACCGCACGAAATTCACGATGGACGATGATATGTCGGCTTCGGTAATAAAGGTCTTTGTTGACCTTTACCGCAAAGGGCACATTTACCGCGGGTATCGCATGGTAAACTGGGACCCGCAGGCGAGAACCACCCTTTCTGATGAAGAAGTGATCTACCAGGAGCAGCAGGGGCAGTTGTACTACCTTCAGTATAAAATTGAGGGTACAAATGATACGCTCACTATTGCTACTACCCGGCCCGAAACTATTTTGGGAGATACTGCTGTGTGTATTAACCCTAATGATGAAAGGTTTAGTCATTTAAAAGGTAAAAAGGCCATTGTGCCGCTTTGTGAGCGGGTGATCCCCATTATCGAAGATGAATATGTTGATATTGAGTTTGGAACGGGATGCTTAAAAGTAACCCCGGCGCACGATGAAAATGACAAGATGTTGGGAGATAAGCACAACCTGGAGGTGATCGATATCTTTCACGATGATGCTACGCTAAATTCCTACGGAATGCATTATGAAGGAATGGACCGTTTCGAGGCACGAAAAAAGATCGTTAAAGAACTTGAGGAAAAAGGAATTTTGGTGAAAACTGAAACCCACCTCAATAAAGTAGGCACCAGTGAGCGCACAGGAGCGGTGATCGAGCCAAAACTAAGCGACCAGTGGTTCTTAAAAATGAAAGAACTGGCCCGGCCTGCACTTGATGCCGTGCTGGAGAAAGAGGTGAGCCTGGTACCCGAAAAATTTGTAAATACTTACCGTCACTGGATGGAGAATGTTCGCGACTGGAACATTAGCCGGCAGTTGGTGTGGGGGCAGCAAATTCCCGCATATTACTACGGAAGCGGGAAAGAAGATTTCGTTGTGGCCGAGACTATTGAAGAGGCTGTGGCATTGGCTAAGAAACAAACCGGGAACGAAAACTTAACAGCTGCCAATTTGAGGCAGGATCAGGACGCTCTTGATACCTGGTTCTCATCATGGCTTTGGCCAATTAGCGTCTTTAACGGGATTCTTGAGCCCGACAATAAGGAGATTAACTACTATTACCCAACAAATGACCTGGTAACGGCACCTGAAATCCTGTTTTTCTGGGTGGCACGTATGATCATTGCGGGGTATGAATACAGAGATCAAAAGCCTTTCAACAATGTTTACCTAACGGGAATTGTTCGCGACAAACAGCGTCGAAAAATGTCAAAATCCCTGGGTAATTCGCCAGATCCTCTCGGGCTTATAGACGCTTATGGTGCCGACGGGGTAAGGGTAGGAATGCTGTTGAGCTCTCCTGCCGGAAATGACCTTATGTTTGATGAAGATTTGTGCAAGCAGGGAGCGGCATTTGTAAATAAAATATGGAATTCGTTTAAGCTGGTGAGTTCCTGGGAAGTTTCAGAAACAGCAAAAAAACCCGAAGCTGCAAAGATTGCGGTGGAATGGTACAGGGCGAAATTCCAAAAGAGCCTGCACGAGATCGAAGACAACTACAGGAAATACCGCATAAGTGATGCTTTAATGGCGACTTATAAACTGGTTTGGGACGATTACTGTTCCTGGTTCCTGGAAATGGTGAAACCGGCTTACGGGCAGCCTGTGGATCAAGCCACTTTTGATGCCGTGACCGAGATCCTGGAGAACAACCTTAAGATACTTCACCCGTTCGTGCCTTTCGTTTCAGAAGAAATATGGCAATCAATGAAGCAGCGAGATGAAAAAGAAGCCCTGATTATTTCCTCATGGCCCAAAAATGAGGAATTTGATGCTTCTCTTATAGATGAGTTTGTGGTGGCTTCAGAAGTGGTATCGGGGATAAGGAGTATCAGGAAAGAAAAGAATATTTCTTACAAAGATCAAATTGAGCTGCAGGTACTCAACAATGAAAAGCTGAGCAGTAGTTTTGATCCTGTTATCGAAAAAATGGGGAATATCTCATCGTTGGGCTATACTCAGGAACAAGTGAAAGGAGCACTTTCGTTCAGGGTGAAATCTAATGAATATTTTATTCCGGTGACCGGTGCAGTTGATGTTGAAGCCGAAAAGGCCAAACTTGAAGAGGAACTGAATTACACCCGCGGATTCTTAAAATCGGTAGAGAAAAAGCTTTCTAACGAGAAGTTTGTAAATGGGGCACCCGCAAAAGTTGTGGATAACGAAAAGCAGAAAAAAGCCGATGCCGAGGCGAAAATCGAAGCTATACTCGCAAGTTTAAATGCTCTTTCTTAG
- a CDS encoding acyl-CoA-binding protein, with the protein MALVSLQKFPNLVAMTPEEVDREFLRAYEKASRTSRKLPPDLMLKLYAYYKQATKHSQAYMPSGNSDIKNAFKLNALLQVKGMSPREAKEAYIELVRENIED; encoded by the coding sequence GTGGCATTAGTCTCATTGCAAAAGTTTCCTAACCTTGTAGCCATGACTCCTGAAGAAGTTGACAGGGAATTTTTAAGAGCTTATGAAAAAGCCAGCAGGACTTCCCGGAAGCTCCCCCCAGATCTTATGCTTAAGCTGTACGCCTACTATAAACAGGCTACTAAACACTCACAGGCATATATGCCTTCGGGCAACAGCGATATTAAAAACGCTTTCAAATTAAACGCCCTGCTCCAGGTTAAAGGAATGAGCCCCAGGGAAGCCAAAGAGGCCTATATTGAACTGGTGAGGGAAAACATTGAAGATTAA
- a CDS encoding phosphatidylserine decarboxylase family protein, translating into MFHKEGYKIMGTAMILLIIVNLLAQAFIFTYWIRVVILVGSIVLFFLVLQFFRNPKRTTELNTKHVIAPVDGKVVVIEEVYEKEYFKDKRLMVSVFMSPINVHVTRHPVGGIVKYSKYHPGKYLVAWHPKASEENERTTVVVENDSTGEILYRQIAGALAKRIVNYAKEGEEVVQGSDSGFIKFGSRVDVFLPLGTTLEVKLNQKVKGGISLIAKVS; encoded by the coding sequence ATGTTTCATAAAGAAGGATATAAAATAATGGGAACTGCAATGATCCTGCTCATCATTGTAAACCTACTGGCGCAGGCTTTTATTTTCACCTATTGGATTAGAGTGGTGATCCTTGTTGGGTCTATCGTACTTTTCTTTTTGGTCCTTCAGTTCTTCAGAAACCCTAAAAGAACAACCGAACTCAATACCAAACACGTGATCGCACCCGTTGACGGCAAGGTGGTGGTGATTGAAGAAGTCTATGAAAAAGAATATTTTAAAGACAAGCGTCTTATGGTTTCTGTGTTCATGTCTCCCATCAATGTACATGTAACCCGGCATCCTGTTGGCGGTATTGTAAAATACAGCAAGTACCATCCGGGAAAATACCTGGTTGCCTGGCATCCCAAAGCAAGTGAAGAGAATGAACGCACTACCGTGGTGGTTGAAAATGACAGTACCGGCGAGATCCTCTACAGGCAAATTGCAGGTGCCCTGGCCAAACGAATTGTGAATTACGCTAAAGAAGGCGAAGAAGTAGTACAGGGAAGCGATAGCGGATTCATTAAATTTGGATCACGCGTTGACGTTTTTCTTCCTCTGGGCACCACGCTTGAAGTTAAACTGAATCAAAAAGTAAAAGGTGGCATTAGTCTCATTGCAAAAGTTTCCTAA
- a CDS encoding phosphatidate cytidylyltransferase → MKENIIRGLSGVMYISILVVSIFASEFAFTTLFLLFGLICLRELQRLLHLKSYLGYFLLIGLFYIFSYMRWSPYGTSLLLLITIFVNLFLVKDLMLVNKIPLFEKKKYVIIIFYLIASLIFLTLIPSYTGDFTPELVVGIFSLIWINDTFAYLVGKNFGKKKLFERISPKKTVEGFMGGLVFSAVAAYLVYFFTGLLTIQVWIGLAVILSIFGTLGDLIQSKFKRQAGVKDSGRLMPGHGGLFDRLDSIIFSSPFVYAYLQLINYVS, encoded by the coding sequence ATGAAGGAAAATATTATTCGGGGTTTATCGGGGGTCATGTATATATCCATTCTCGTGGTCTCCATATTTGCATCTGAATTTGCCTTCACCACACTTTTCCTGTTGTTTGGCCTTATTTGCCTCAGGGAACTACAAAGGTTATTACATTTAAAAAGCTACCTCGGGTATTTTCTCCTTATTGGGTTGTTCTATATTTTCAGCTATATGCGCTGGAGCCCTTATGGCACGTCCCTCCTCTTACTCATCACCATATTTGTGAATCTGTTTCTAGTAAAAGACCTTATGCTGGTGAATAAAATTCCCCTTTTTGAGAAGAAAAAATATGTGATCATCATTTTTTACCTCATTGCATCCCTTATTTTTCTCACGCTCATTCCCAGTTACACCGGAGATTTTACTCCCGAACTGGTAGTAGGGATCTTTTCGCTTATTTGGATAAACGATACTTTTGCCTATCTTGTAGGTAAGAATTTTGGAAAGAAAAAGCTCTTTGAAAGGATCTCCCCCAAAAAAACGGTTGAAGGATTCATGGGAGGCTTGGTCTTTAGTGCGGTTGCAGCTTACCTGGTTTACTTCTTTACCGGTCTCCTCACTATACAGGTGTGGATAGGACTGGCAGTGATTTTAAGCATTTTTGGCACCCTTGGAGACCTCATCCAGTCAAAGTTTAAAAGACAGGCAGGAGTGAAAGACAGCGGCAGACTTATGCCGGGTCACGGAGGATTGTTTGACAGGCTTGATAGTATTATTTTTTCAAGCCCTTTTGTTTATGCCTATTTACAACTAATTAACTATGTTTCATAA
- a CDS encoding LUD domain-containing protein, with protein MSLFRNFLNPKSKSDKGQDKVENSDRSKYMPDVKLPTDERFMLNFKNNGGKFLYCESNEELIETFENIMLENDWYEKETCCFDQNLRDKFSDQNLIFTNSGEAAFFLSTCEYLIANDGSILISSNQIKEKKLKELPYNFVILASTSKLVDAIGEGLRGIKFKNKDRIPSNITTIKNFENNKEGDFMSYGSSTKNLYLLLLEDL; from the coding sequence ATGAGTCTATTTAGAAATTTTTTGAACCCTAAATCTAAATCAGACAAAGGTCAGGATAAAGTAGAAAATTCTGACCGTAGCAAGTATATGCCAGATGTTAAACTCCCTACCGATGAGCGTTTTATGCTCAACTTTAAAAATAACGGCGGCAAATTTCTTTATTGCGAGAGTAACGAGGAGTTGATAGAAACATTCGAAAACATCATGTTAGAGAATGATTGGTATGAAAAAGAAACTTGTTGTTTTGATCAGAATCTAAGGGATAAATTTTCCGACCAGAATTTAATATTCACCAATTCGGGCGAAGCAGCCTTTTTTCTTAGCACCTGCGAATACCTTATCGCCAATGACGGGTCTATTCTTATTTCTTCCAACCAAATAAAGGAAAAAAAGCTTAAAGAATTACCCTATAATTTTGTTATCCTTGCCTCTACCAGTAAGCTTGTTGACGCTATTGGAGAGGGCTTAAGAGGCATTAAGTTTAAAAATAAAGACCGTATTCCTTCAAATATTACCACCATCAAGAATTTTGAGAACAACAAAGAAGGGGATTTCATGAGCTACGGAAGTAGTACAAAAAACCTATATTTGCTGCTTCTGGAAGATCTGTAA
- the ftsH gene encoding ATP-dependent zinc metalloprotease FtsH, giving the protein MAKEQPKNKEPKKPKFSAYWIYAAIILVFLGINFFSDSGFNEPAKTNPAEFLTYLEQGDVKKVVIVNRNQAKVFLTEEAKSKDIHQQAVQDELFPGGDSPAYTFEFGDLQNLEDDIREVKAENNVDTPVVFETHQNVWGDILLTLLPFILIIGIWIFIMRRMSGGAGGGAGGQIFNIGKSKAKLFDQNTDVKVSFKDVAGLEGAKEEVQEIVDFLKTPDKYTSLGGKIPKGALLVGPPGTGKTLLAKAVAGEAKVPFFSLSGSDFVEMFVGVGASRVRDLFKQAKEKSPAIIFIDEIDAIGRARGKSNFSGSNDERENTLNQLLTEMDGFGTNTNVIVLAATNRADVLDKALMRAGRFDRQIYVDLPDVRERKEIFEVHLRPLKKVADELDTEFMAKQTPGFSGADIANVCNEAALIAARNSKTAVGKQDFLDAVDRIVGGLEKKNKIITPEEKQAIAFHEAGHATVSWILEHAAPLVKVTIVPRGQSLGAAWYLPEERLIVRPEQMLDEMCAALGGRAAEKVIFNKISTGALSDLEKVTKQARAMVTVYGLNEKVGNLTYHDSSGQSEYNFTKPYSEKTSELIDKEISNLIEEQYQRAIRLLEENKDKLTRLAEILLEKEVIFKDNLEEIFGKRPYKSRDEIMNGNSQEKKVPVQEETVTEKTIPGSTPGSEAQDASTSEGK; this is encoded by the coding sequence ATGGCCAAAGAGCAACCTAAAAATAAAGAGCCAAAGAAACCTAAATTTAGTGCATACTGGATTTATGCTGCTATTATCCTGGTTTTTTTGGGAATAAATTTCTTTAGTGACAGCGGGTTTAATGAACCTGCCAAGACCAACCCTGCTGAATTCCTCACCTACCTGGAACAGGGAGATGTGAAGAAGGTGGTGATCGTTAACCGCAACCAGGCTAAAGTTTTTCTCACCGAAGAGGCTAAATCAAAAGATATACACCAGCAGGCTGTACAGGATGAGTTGTTCCCAGGAGGGGACTCCCCGGCCTACACCTTTGAGTTTGGAGACCTGCAAAACCTTGAAGATGATATAAGAGAGGTAAAAGCTGAAAACAATGTTGACACCCCGGTGGTCTTCGAAACCCATCAAAATGTTTGGGGGGATATCCTGCTTACCCTGTTACCATTTATTCTGATTATTGGAATCTGGATCTTCATTATGCGCCGAATGAGCGGTGGAGCCGGCGGTGGCGCAGGCGGACAAATTTTTAACATCGGAAAATCCAAAGCCAAGCTTTTTGATCAAAATACCGATGTAAAAGTTTCTTTTAAAGATGTGGCCGGCCTTGAAGGGGCCAAAGAAGAAGTACAGGAGATTGTAGATTTCTTAAAAACTCCGGATAAATATACCTCCCTGGGAGGTAAAATCCCAAAAGGGGCACTGCTTGTTGGGCCTCCGGGAACCGGTAAAACCTTACTCGCCAAAGCAGTTGCAGGAGAAGCAAAAGTTCCGTTCTTCTCCCTTTCAGGATCCGATTTTGTGGAAATGTTTGTGGGGGTTGGTGCTTCGAGAGTACGCGACCTCTTTAAACAGGCAAAAGAAAAATCTCCCGCCATTATCTTTATTGACGAGATTGACGCTATAGGACGTGCCCGTGGAAAAAGTAATTTTTCGGGATCTAACGACGAGCGTGAGAACACCCTGAACCAGCTGCTTACAGAAATGGACGGTTTTGGAACAAACACCAATGTAATTGTACTTGCGGCTACTAACCGTGCCGATGTACTTGACAAGGCACTCATGCGCGCCGGAAGGTTTGACAGACAGATCTATGTAGACCTCCCTGATGTTAGGGAAAGAAAAGAAATCTTTGAAGTACACCTTCGTCCGCTTAAAAAAGTGGCCGACGAGCTGGACACAGAATTTATGGCAAAGCAAACCCCTGGTTTCTCTGGGGCCGACATTGCCAACGTGTGTAACGAGGCTGCATTAATTGCTGCCCGTAACAGCAAAACTGCGGTTGGAAAACAGGACTTTTTAGATGCTGTAGACCGCATTGTAGGGGGGCTTGAGAAAAAGAACAAGATCATCACTCCCGAAGAGAAACAAGCCATTGCATTTCACGAAGCAGGACATGCAACCGTTAGCTGGATTCTGGAACATGCCGCTCCACTTGTAAAAGTGACCATTGTACCTCGCGGGCAATCGCTTGGAGCTGCCTGGTACCTGCCTGAGGAAAGGCTTATTGTGAGGCCAGAGCAGATGCTTGACGAAATGTGTGCCGCACTGGGGGGACGGGCTGCCGAAAAGGTGATTTTCAATAAAATTTCTACCGGGGCACTAAGTGACCTGGAAAAAGTGACCAAACAGGCCCGTGCCATGGTAACCGTGTATGGATTGAATGAAAAGGTAGGGAACCTCACCTATCACGATTCTTCAGGCCAGAGTGAATACAATTTTACCAAGCCCTACAGTGAGAAGACTTCAGAATTAATAGACAAAGAGATCTCCAACCTTATTGAAGAGCAGTACCAAAGAGCGATAAGGCTTCTGGAAGAGAATAAAGACAAGCTTACAAGGCTGGCAGAGATCCTTCTGGAAAAAGAGGTTATCTTTAAAGACAACCTGGAAGAGATCTTCGGAAAGAGGCCTTATAAGAGCCGTGACGAGATCATGAACGGCAACAGCCAGGAGAAAAAAGTGCCCGTACAGGAAGAAACAGTTACGGAAAAAACCATTCCCGGCAGCACACCAGGTTCAGAAGCTCAGGACGCTTCGACTTCCGAAGGAAAATAA
- the rsfS gene encoding ribosome silencing factor — translation MIKKEANNDILIAHIIKGIEEVKGNDIDILDLREIENTVCDYFIICNGTSNTQVNAIVNSIQKTVSKALKDKPWHVEGSDNAEWVLMDYVSVVVHVFQKHIREYYDIESLWGDAKSTSIETNY, via the coding sequence ATGATAAAAAAAGAAGCTAACAACGATATACTTATAGCACACATAATCAAAGGAATCGAAGAAGTTAAAGGAAATGACATTGACATTCTTGACCTTAGAGAGATAGAAAATACTGTTTGTGACTACTTCATCATTTGCAATGGAACCTCAAACACCCAGGTGAACGCCATTGTGAATTCCATTCAAAAAACCGTTAGTAAAGCACTCAAAGACAAACCCTGGCATGTTGAGGGTTCAGATAATGCCGAGTGGGTGTTAATGGATTACGTGAGCGTGGTAGTGCACGTTTTTCAGAAGCATATTAGAGAGTATTACGATATTGAGAGTCTTTGGGGGGATGCAAAATCCACTTCAATTGAAACAAATTATTAA
- a CDS encoding biotin--[acetyl-CoA-carboxylase] ligase: MHLIKVSAINSTNSFARELLKENPHLPLTCIVAKKQTQGRGQRGTTWSAEGGKNLTFSVFLPRPNISPVQQFVLSATIATSVISALEKFELPRLKVKWPNDILSANQKLAGILIENIISEGKVTGSIIGVGLNVNQEEFGGLPQAGSMKTVTGKEFRLEEVLDVVLRELEKGFSELSEENSEEILNTYKNALFRRLVPSTFRDAQGSLFTGMILDVSPSGKLRVQREEKEEVTEFDLKEVSLCY, encoded by the coding sequence ATGCACCTTATCAAAGTTAGTGCCATCAACTCCACAAATTCATTTGCGCGGGAGCTTTTAAAAGAAAATCCTCACCTGCCACTCACCTGTATAGTTGCAAAAAAACAAACACAGGGCCGGGGGCAGCGGGGTACTACCTGGAGTGCCGAAGGTGGAAAAAACCTCACTTTTTCAGTGTTTTTGCCCCGGCCAAATATCAGTCCGGTGCAACAGTTTGTACTTAGTGCCACCATTGCGACTTCTGTGATTTCGGCCCTTGAAAAATTTGAACTGCCACGTTTAAAAGTAAAATGGCCTAACGACATCTTGTCAGCTAATCAAAAGCTGGCGGGAATACTTATAGAAAACATTATTTCTGAAGGAAAAGTAACGGGATCTATAATTGGGGTTGGGCTAAACGTGAACCAGGAAGAATTTGGCGGTTTGCCCCAGGCGGGATCAATGAAGACTGTCACAGGCAAAGAGTTCAGGCTTGAGGAGGTGCTTGATGTGGTGCTTAGGGAGCTTGAAAAAGGATTTTCGGAGCTTTCCGAAGAAAACTCCGAAGAAATTTTAAACACCTATAAAAATGCCCTTTTTCGCAGGTTAGTGCCTTCTACTTTTCGAGATGCCCAAGGCAGCCTGTTCACAGGAATGATCCTGGATGTTAGCCCTTCGGGAAAACTGCGGGTGCAAAGGGAAGAAAAGGAAGAGGTCACTGAGTTTGACCTGAAAGAGGTGAGTCTTTGTTACTAG
- a CDS encoding SRPBCC family protein, which produces MELQSDKVTVQKNQQELFTFLTDVSNYEQIMPESKEKFEVKNQDTFAFALKGMPEIALQIKETREPEYIKLGSTSEKFDFSLDVEIQPLGENQSEAQLFFHGKFNTMMAMMVKGPLKKFITNLSENLARI; this is translated from the coding sequence ATGGAACTACAGAGTGACAAAGTAACAGTACAGAAGAATCAGCAGGAATTGTTCACATTCCTCACCGATGTGAGCAATTACGAGCAAATTATGCCTGAAAGCAAAGAGAAATTTGAGGTTAAAAATCAGGATACTTTTGCCTTTGCCCTTAAAGGAATGCCAGAAATTGCTTTACAGATAAAGGAAACCCGCGAACCCGAATACATTAAGCTGGGCTCAACTTCAGAAAAATTTGATTTCTCCCTTGATGTTGAAATTCAGCCTTTGGGAGAAAACCAGAGTGAGGCACAGTTGTTTTTCCACGGAAAATTCAACACCATGATGGCCATGATGGTAAAGGGACCACTAAAAAAATTCATCACTAACCTTTCAGAGAACCTGGCCAGGATCTAG
- the pyrE gene encoding orotate phosphoribosyltransferase — protein sequence MILDKETARKTAELLLQIKAIKLDAQQGFKWASGWNSPIYCDNRIILSYPPIRNFVREHMARQVEQLYGKADVIAGVATGAIGIGMLVAEYLSLPFAYVRPEAKSHGRKNQIEGKIEEGQTVVVIEDLISTGNSSLNAVKALQDAKLQIKGMLAIFSYGFDTAEQNFKDANIELHTLSNYEYLLEVALKTNYINQAESELLKSWRNDPANWKK from the coding sequence ATGATTTTAGACAAGGAAACGGCTCGCAAAACTGCTGAGTTATTATTGCAAATTAAGGCAATAAAATTAGATGCACAACAAGGCTTTAAATGGGCCAGCGGGTGGAACTCTCCTATTTACTGTGACAACCGCATCATCTTATCTTATCCTCCAATCCGCAATTTTGTACGGGAACACATGGCGCGCCAGGTAGAACAACTCTACGGAAAAGCCGATGTTATAGCCGGTGTAGCCACAGGAGCCATAGGGATAGGAATGCTGGTGGCCGAATATTTAAGCCTGCCATTTGCGTACGTGCGCCCCGAGGCAAAGTCTCACGGCCGCAAAAACCAGATAGAAGGAAAAATTGAGGAAGGCCAAACCGTGGTGGTCATTGAAGACCTCATTAGTACAGGGAACAGCAGTTTAAATGCCGTAAAGGCGTTGCAGGATGCCAAGCTTCAGATAAAAGGCATGCTAGCTATCTTTTCTTATGGCTTTGATACCGCAGAACAGAATTTTAAAGATGCGAACATTGAGCTGCACACCCTTAGCAACTACGAGTATTTGCTGGAGGTAGCCCTAAAAACAAATTATATAAACCAAGCCGAAAGCGAACTCTTAAAAAGTTGGAGAAACGACCCGGCGAACTGGAAAAAATAA
- a CDS encoding NUDIX hydrolase: MYKVFVNDIPIILSTEKDLGEKYVSIPLKEVKLKRVIKKINKGKWLYVNLYHQKKEKLLKHLFKKLPVVTAGGGFVLNPKDEVLFIYRNGRWDLPKGKVEKKESIETGAIREVEEETGVKNLEISKFLQTTYHVFQRKGRYRLKVTYWYEMRTDYDGELIPEESEGIEKVKWKSMEKAQKALQKSYANIKLLFPEEILPAHSKDGISQM; encoded by the coding sequence ATGTATAAAGTTTTTGTAAATGATATTCCTATTATTCTCTCAACAGAAAAGGATTTGGGGGAGAAGTATGTATCTATTCCGTTAAAAGAAGTTAAATTAAAAAGAGTGATCAAAAAGATCAACAAGGGAAAATGGCTCTACGTTAATCTTTACCACCAAAAAAAAGAGAAGCTGCTAAAACACCTTTTTAAGAAGTTACCTGTGGTTACTGCCGGGGGCGGCTTTGTTCTAAACCCTAAAGATGAGGTGCTTTTTATTTATCGCAACGGCCGCTGGGACCTGCCTAAAGGAAAGGTTGAAAAGAAAGAGAGCATAGAAACCGGTGCTATTCGCGAAGTTGAGGAGGAGACCGGGGTGAAAAACCTCGAGATCTCAAAATTCCTGCAAACCACCTACCACGTGTTCCAGAGAAAAGGCCGTTACCGGCTAAAGGTCACTTACTGGTACGAAATGAGAACCGATTATGACGGCGAGCTCATCCCCGAAGAAAGTGAGGGTATTGAAAAAGTGAAATGGAAAAGCATGGAAAAGGCGCAAAAAGCCCTTCAAAAATCTTATGCCAACATCAAACTTTTGTTCCCTGAAGAAATTTTACCGGCTCACTCTAAAGACGGGATATCGCAAATGTGA